ACAATGACCACTTTTGCCAATCTGGTATGACCACTTGCGTTTGTCCATGAAACGACTTCCCGCCAGCTTTCTTCCGCCGATCTCGCTCGACCGCGGTAAGGAATATCCGATCTACCGCCAGTTGTACGATTGGTTCCAGCGGGCCATAGCCAATGGCCAACTCCGCCCCGGCCAACGCGTACCATCCACCCGTGCACTTGCCGCAGAGCTGGGCGTTTCGCGAATTCCTGTTCTGAATGCGTTTGGACAGCTCCATGCGGAAGGCTACCTAGAGACATTCGCCGGCGCTGGAACTTGCGTTGCCAGTTCGATCCCTCAAGAAACAATTGGGCCGGCTCCGCGCAAGTCAGCGGGAAAGATAAGCCACTCGCCACAGAGAAAAGGAACGCGCAATATCTCCCAAGCCAACCGAGCAGTGAAATCAACCGCAGACCAGGCATGGTTGAAACTCTCCGGTGCCTTTCGAATGCACTTGCCTGCCCTCGACCACTTTCCAATGGAAATTTGGTCTCGTCTCGTAGCGCGAAACATTCGAAAAGGGAAAAAGAGTCTTATGGCCTACGGCGATGCGCTGGGCTACGCGCCGTTCCGCGAAGCTATCGCTGAGTATCTCGGCACAGTTCGCGCTGTGCGCTGCGATCCTTCGCAAGTGATGGTCACAACCGGATCCCAGCAGGGTCTGCAAATCTCTGCGAGCATCTTGTTGAATCCGGGAGATCCTGTGTGGATGGAAGAACCGGGATATCCAGGTGCTCATCAAGCGTTCGGAACCGTCGGCGCTCGCTTGATTCCTGTCTCCGTCGATGACGAAGGTCTGATTGTTGAAGAAGCCGTTCGCCGCTGCTCAAGAGCGCGGGCGGTTTACATCACTCCCTCGCATCAGTACCCGATGGGCATGACCATGAGCGCCGCACGCCGCATGCAGTTGCTCAATTGGGCGTCGCGGGTGGGCGCCTGGATCATTGAAGACGATTATGACAGCGAATATCGCTTCGGTATCCGCCCAATTGGCTCGCTCCAGGGTCTGGATTCGGATGCGCGAGTCATCTATGTGGGAACTTTCAGCAAAGTTATGTTTCCCGCACTACGTTTGGGCTACGTGGTCGTTCCGCCGGATTTGGTGCACGCATTCTCGGTCCTTCGTGAAGCGACGGACATTTTTTCTTCCACTCTTTATCAAGCCGTGATGACCGATTTCATCAAAGAGAGCCACTTTGCCCGTCACGTTCGCAGGATG
This region of Candidatus Acidiferrales bacterium genomic DNA includes:
- a CDS encoding PLP-dependent aminotransferase family protein, which codes for MEIWSRLVARNIRKGKKSLMAYGDALGYAPFREAIAEYLGTVRAVRCDPSQVMVTTGSQQGLQISASILLNPGDPVWMEEPGYPGAHQAFGTVGARLIPVSVDDEGLIVEEAVRRCSRARAVYITPSHQYPMGMTMSAARRMQLLNWASRVGAWIIEDDYDSEYRFGIRPIGSLQGLDSDARVIYVGTFSKVMFPALRLGYVVVPPDLVHAFSVLREATDIFSSTLYQAVMTDFIKESHFARHVRRMRNLYAERCSMLGQSLRTQMGAMMEVISADAGMHLVGLLPPNFHDVAVSQRAAKSGISAMPLSNCYLKRPSPPGLVLGYGSTHVAQIPDTVQTLSRIIRTFEGAS